The proteins below are encoded in one region of Bacillus alveayuensis:
- a CDS encoding flagellar biosynthetic protein FliQ (product_source=KO:K02420; cath_funfam=1.20.950.20; cog=COG1987; ko=KO:K02420; pfam=PF01313; superfamily=161098; tigrfam=TIGR01402; transmembrane_helix_parts=Outside_1_14,TMhelix_15_37,Inside_38_48,TMhelix_49_71,Outside_72_89), with the protein MSSEMVISIAEKAVFTTLIICGPLLLLSLIVGLAVSIFQATTQIQEQTLAFVPKIVAVFIGLIFFGPWMLSHMLSYTHELLSNLHQFIG; encoded by the coding sequence ATGAGTTCAGAAATGGTTATATCTATAGCAGAAAAAGCAGTGTTTACGACTTTAATCATTTGCGGTCCATTGTTATTACTTTCGTTAATCGTCGGATTAGCTGTTAGTATATTTCAAGCGACAACCCAAATTCAAGAACAAACACTTGCATTTGTTCCGAAAATCGTAGCCGTTTTCATTGGTCTTATCTTTTTTGGACCGTGGATGTTATCTCATATGCTTTCTTATACACATGAATTATTAAGTAACCTTCATCAATTTATTGGATGA
- a CDS encoding flagellar biosynthetic protein FliP (product_source=KO:K02419; cog=COG1338; ko=KO:K02419; pfam=PF00813; superfamily=103481; tigrfam=TIGR01103; transmembrane_helix_parts=Outside_1_19,TMhelix_20_42,Inside_43_65,TMhelix_66_83,Outside_84_158,TMhelix_159_181,Inside_182_193,TMhelix_194_213,Outside_214_220) — MNEFFQLFNESDPQNVSTAIQLLLLLTVLSLAPSILILFTCFTRIMIVLSFVRTSLATQHMPPNQVLIGLALFLTFFIMGPTFKEVHDEALVPLFNNDINIEEAYERAEQPFREFMSKHTRQKDLALFLDYANIKPTSVEEIPMTALVPAFAISEIKTAFQIGFMIFIPFLIIDMVVASILMSMGMMMLPPVMISLPFKILLFVLVDGWYLVVKSLLQSF, encoded by the coding sequence ATGAATGAGTTTTTTCAACTTTTTAACGAAAGCGATCCACAAAACGTTTCAACAGCGATTCAGCTATTATTGCTGCTGACAGTTCTTTCATTGGCGCCAAGCATTTTAATATTGTTCACATGCTTTACCCGGATAATGATCGTCTTGTCTTTTGTCCGTACATCACTAGCTACACAGCATATGCCGCCAAATCAAGTATTAATTGGATTAGCACTCTTTTTAACTTTTTTTATCATGGGGCCAACATTTAAAGAAGTACATGATGAAGCTTTAGTTCCATTATTTAATAATGACATTAACATCGAAGAAGCGTATGAAAGAGCGGAACAGCCTTTTCGCGAGTTTATGAGCAAACATACACGGCAAAAAGATTTAGCTCTTTTTTTAGATTATGCGAATATTAAACCAACATCTGTTGAAGAAATACCGATGACAGCACTTGTACCTGCTTTTGCGATTAGTGAAATAAAAACAGCTTTTCAAATAGGATTTATGATTTTTATACCTTTTTTAATTATTGACATGGTTGTTGCAAGTATTTTGATGTCCATGGGGATGATGATGCTTCCACCCGTTATGATTTCACTGCCATTTAAAATTTTGTTGTTCGTTTTAGTCGATGGCTGGTACTTAGTTGTCAAATCATTGCTGCAAAGCTTTTAA